GGTGACGTCCATCTGCTGGATGGTCAGGCGGCTTCCGGAGCCGGTATCTTCGGCGACGTGGAGCCGTGGATAGAGGTGTTCGAGCTGCCTGACCTTTGGCTCGGCTCCCCAGCGAATAAATCCATAGTGGGCATCGCGCAGATAGGCATTGGCAATCTTGTCGAAGCCGCGCGTCGTGTAGAAGCGCCCGGCGAGTTCGTTGGCGATGGCCTCGTTCTGAGGAAAGCCGTTTGCATGCGCCGCGGCGATCGCCCGGTCGTAGAATCGCATCGCATCGAGCTCGCGACCTTCGATGCGCGCGATTTCGGCCGAGATGAGAGCGGCGCGGTCGGCGAAATCTTCCGGGCTGATTTCGGCCAGTTGCTGAAGCTGGCGGTGGTGGCGGGTCAGTGCGTCGAGATGCCGGACACGTTCGCCCGGGGCGGCGACCTCGCAAAACGCGGCCTCGGCCAAGGCCGCATAGAAGTGAAAGTCAATTCGATCGAACAGGGCTTTCGATGTCCACAAGAGCTTGTCGGCCTTTGCTGCGGCGGCGATGGCGGCGGGATCGTTTGCAAGCACGCGTGCCTGCAGCTTGCGGGTCCAGTACCAGAATCCGGCCTGCTCCAGGTACGGCTCCGTCTCGAGACGACGTTCAAACTGCGCCTCGTTGAAGTCGGCTTCATCGAAGCCGCCAAATTTCGCGGTAAGTCCGCGCAGCGAGCGGGTAAGCTGCAACTGCCCGATAATTCGATCTGCCGCGAGATCGACGCGCGCCCGGCGTGCGAAATCGAGCCCCGCTTCGGCCTCCTGTTGCACTTCGGCAAGGGGATCGCCGCAGGCGAGAAGGTGCGTCAAGAGATGATGGCGGGTGAAGCTCGCATAGTTCACATCGCCGACTTGCTGCGCGGCGTCGAAGGCGCGCTTCAGCCAGGGGCGACCCGTCCTCACATCTCGCGTCCAGCTGCCGAAGCCGAGATAGACGCGGGCCTTGAACCGGTCCAGTCCGCGCGTCTCGACCAGATCGAGGCCGAGCCGGGCAAAACGATAGCCGGCGGCGTAGTCGCCGAAGTCGGGGCCGAGCACGGTGCCGAGCACGATGTAGGCAAGGCACGACGCATCGGAGTTGCCGTATTGCAGGCTGAGATTGGCCATGCGTCCGATGATCAGGCGACGCAAGCCCTCGTCGATGTACCAGGCTGGCGAAACCAGCACCGTAAGGACGTCCATCGTTCCGCGCGCGACCGGATCAGCCATCTGCGGCAGATCGAGCAGGGCCTCGATCGGACGGTCGCCGATCGCTTGCCACATCCGCTGATATTCCCCCTGGACCTCGTCCGGCGTTGGATGCGCGGACCAGTCGATACCGACGCGTCGCAGATAATCGAGCGCGGTCTCGACGTCGCGATCGCTTGGCTCCATCCGCAGCCGGGTCACTGCCGCGAGATCGGGCAGGGTGGCCGCACGCTTTGCCAGCTCGGCGAGACGCGTGTTCGCGGCGGCGTGGTCGCCTGCCAGGAATTCACATTCGGCGCGCTGCAGCGCCAGCGCGAAGCTCAGTGTGTAATGTTGCTCCCAGCGATCCCGGGGCAGCATGGCTTCGCCGGCGGCGAAGTGAGCGTGGGCCATGGCGAAGGCTGTCGCGGCCTTGGCGCGGCGACCAGCCAGCAGATTGAGTTCCGCCAGCCTGACGCGCTCGTCGGGTGCGGTGATCAAGGCCGTGCCGCGGTTGAGCTGGCTGACGATCTCGAAGACGTGTTCCTCGATCGCTTCAGGCGCGGCTCTCGCCGCGAACAAACGGCCGATGCGCAGATGCGCCGCCGCCCGTTGGTCCTCTGGAATCAGCGCATAGGCCGCTTCCTGAAACCGGTCGTGGACGAAGCGGTAGGTGTTGCCCTGCGGCTCTACGAATTCCTGGCGAACGGCAGGCCACAGATCGGCGTTGACCTGCTCGTCCGAGAGGCCGAGCACGACCGAAAGCACCGCGACCTCGGCGATATGTCCGAGACAGGCCATCTGCTGGAGGGCTGTGCGCGTGACCGCGGGCAGCCGGGTGAGCTTCCCCAGCATGAGGTCGATGACGTTGTCGGTGTACCGCTTGGCGTGAATGCGCTCGAGGTCCCAGGACCAGCTGATAGCACCATGGTCGAAGGCAAGCAGGCCTTCGTCGACCAGCGAGAACATGAACTGGATGGCGAAGAACGGGTTGCCCGCGGTCTTCTCGTGCACGAGCTGGATCAAGGGCGCTGCGTGCCTGGGCTCGCAACGAAGCGTGTCCGCAAGCAACTGGCCGAGATGCCTGCGACCGAGCGGTGCGAGCGTGATCTCCACCACCCGTCGCCCCCGCGCCTTGATGGCCTCGCGCATGCGCATGACGGGATGCGTGGAATCAACCTCGTTGTCCCTGAAGGCGCCGATCAGCATCAGGTGCTTCAGCTCCGATCGGGTCAGGATGTCCTCGAGCAGCTCGAACGTTGCCATATCGAGCCATTGCAGGTCGTCGAGGAACAGCACCAGGGGATGTTCGGCCCGCGCAAACACGCTGATGAACTGCTCGACTACGCGGTGAAAGCGGCTTTGCGCGTGCTGGAGCGGCAGCTCAGGAACGGGCGGTTGTTCGCCGATGACGGCTCTCAGCTCCGGGATTAGATCCACGACAAGCTGTCCGTTCGGGCCAAGCGCGCTGAGCAGGGCCTGGCGCCACTCGTTCAGCACGGCTTCGCGTTGGCCGAGAAGGGGGCGAACGAGGCCCTGGAATGCCTTGGCGAGTGTGGCGTAGGGGATGTCGCGTTTGTGCTGGTCGAATTTGCCCGAAGCGAACAAGCCGTGCGAAGGCACCAGCACCTTGTGCAGCTCGTTGACGACGGAAGACTTGCCGATGCCGGAATATCCAGCGACCAGCGCAATCTCCGGCACGCCTGACTTGACGATGCGTTCGAACGAGGCGAACAACATCTCGCGCTCGGATGTCCTTCCGTACAGCTTCTCGGGGACGAGAAGTCGGTCCGGTGTGTCGTGCCGGCCCAGCGGGAAGTCGTCGATGCAACGCCGAAGCTCCCACTCGGCAAGGCAACGTTGCAGATCTCTCTCGGCGCCGCCCGCGGTCTGGTAGCGCTCCTCGGCCATCTTGGAGAGCAGTTTCATGATCAGCCTGGACACCGCGCCGGGCACGTTGCCGCTTCGCTTGGCCGGGGCCTCCGGCTCTCTTGCGACGTGACAATGCACCCATTCCATCGGATCATCGGCGGCGAATGGAAGCGAGCCGGTGACCATCTGGTAGAGCGTGATGCCGAGCGAGTAGAGATCGCTCCGGGAGTCGATCGAGCGGTTCATGCGTCCCGTCTGCTCGGGAGACATGTAAGCGAACGTACCGGCGATCTGCTCGTGCGCAGCCGCGGACAGCCGTTCGCGCGGGCGCCGCGTTGCGAAGCCGAAGCCGGTGAGATGCACGCCGCCATTGTTGCGGCTCACCAGGATATTTGCCGGTTTGATATCCTTGTGCACCAGGCCCTGTTGATGGACCTTGCCCAACGCGGCGGCGATCTGGATTGCGAGACGCAGGAAATCGCCCGTCTCCATGGGCGCGTCGGTCAGCCAGGTCAGAGGCTCGCCGCCGCGATCCTCGAGGACGAGAATGGTGCGGCCGTGATCCTGCAGCAGCTCGAGCGGCTTCGCTGCCCAGGCACCGTCCAGTTCGTCCTTCAGCGCAAATTCGTGAGCCAGCCGGTCGAGGCTTCGCGGGCTTGGATGCTCGGCGGCCGGAACGACGGCCAGCACAACCTGCCGTTCACCGTCAATGCGTTCGCGGGAGGTGCGGCACAGCAGAATCCCTTCTTCGTCGCAGAGGACCTGCGGACCGTGGGCCCAGCCGGTGCCCATAAACGATGAGAGATTCATGTCGGTAGACCATGCCGCCGCCGGGTTCAGGTCCAAGCCATGACAGGCTCGCCCGGTCCTCCGCCTCATCCTCCATAAGACTGCCCCGATGCGGCAATGCGCGCCGTTACCGTTTCTGTGTTTCCGCGTCCGGGACGCATGAAGGGCAGGACGCACGTGCGACGTTCGGCACGACAGGGCTGGCCCCTCACGCCTTCATTCCGGCGCCCGGCTCGATCGACGAAGCCGGGCACCGTTAAATCGTATCATTTGCCTCAATCTCGTCAACGGACGGCCTATGAAGGCGGCGGCGAAGCGAAATGCATTCGGCCAAGACGGCATGCAACAGAGGTCTCTCACGGGTGGCGTCGCAACTTCAAGGAGAGCGGACGCGTCCATCGCGAGCCGGCGAGAGAATTCAGTTCTTTCAATTGGTTAGACGCTGGGCTGGCGGAGCCCGAACCAGCCCCCGACGTCACGTCCGGATTACAAAACCCTTCGCAAGGTGATGGCGCACAAAATAGATCATCGCGATTCCCGGCACGACGGCGAGCACCGTCATCGCCATGACAAGGCCGAAGTCGGTTCGAAAACCGAACAGGCCGTTGATGGCCATGGTGATCGGCTTGCCACCGGTGGTGGTCAGGATGCGGGCCAGCACCACCTCCACCCAGGAGAAGATGAAGCAGAAGAACGCGGCGACGCCGATGCCGGGCGCAATCGCCGGAATGAGGTGGCGAAAGAAAAAGCTCGGCAGCGAATGGCCGTCCAGGAACGCCGTCTCGTCGAGTTCGCGCGGCACCGCGGAGATGAAGCCCTCCAGGATCCAGATCGAGATCGGAATGTTGAAGACGCAATGGACTAGCGCAATGCCGACCGGCGTATTTGCAAGGCCAATTTGAGCGAACAGGACGAAGATCGGCAGCGACAGCACGACGGTCGGCGTGATCCGGAACACCAGCAGCAGGAAGAACAGCTGGCGATC
This genomic interval from Bradyrhizobium guangzhouense contains the following:
- a CDS encoding carbohydrate ABC transporter permease, producing MKPPSSWGRIALFAVIGVFILVPLAQTIITSFVSTLPRGGIAEGHFSLVNYQNILHSAALKDSIVNSIIYVVLNVALCLGVGLPAAYAFARYNFAGDRQLFFLLLVFRITPTVVLSLPIFVLFAQIGLANTPVGIALVHCVFNIPISIWILEGFISAVPRELDETAFLDGHSLPSFFFRHLIPAIAPGIGVAAFFCFIFSWVEVVLARILTTTGGKPITMAINGLFGFRTDFGLVMAMTVLAVVPGIAMIYFVRHHLAKGFVIRT
- a CDS encoding AAA family ATPase, translated to MNLSSFMGTGWAHGPQVLCDEEGILLCRTSRERIDGERQVVLAVVPAAEHPSPRSLDRLAHEFALKDELDGAWAAKPLELLQDHGRTILVLEDRGGEPLTWLTDAPMETGDFLRLAIQIAAALGKVHQQGLVHKDIKPANILVSRNNGGVHLTGFGFATRRPRERLSAAAHEQIAGTFAYMSPEQTGRMNRSIDSRSDLYSLGITLYQMVTGSLPFAADDPMEWVHCHVAREPEAPAKRSGNVPGAVSRLIMKLLSKMAEERYQTAGGAERDLQRCLAEWELRRCIDDFPLGRHDTPDRLLVPEKLYGRTSEREMLFASFERIVKSGVPEIALVAGYSGIGKSSVVNELHKVLVPSHGLFASGKFDQHKRDIPYATLAKAFQGLVRPLLGQREAVLNEWRQALLSALGPNGQLVVDLIPELRAVIGEQPPVPELPLQHAQSRFHRVVEQFISVFARAEHPLVLFLDDLQWLDMATFELLEDILTRSELKHLMLIGAFRDNEVDSTHPVMRMREAIKARGRRVVEITLAPLGRRHLGQLLADTLRCEPRHAAPLIQLVHEKTAGNPFFAIQFMFSLVDEGLLAFDHGAISWSWDLERIHAKRYTDNVIDLMLGKLTRLPAVTRTALQQMACLGHIAEVAVLSVVLGLSDEQVNADLWPAVRQEFVEPQGNTYRFVHDRFQEAAYALIPEDQRAAAHLRIGRLFAARAAPEAIEEHVFEIVSQLNRGTALITAPDERVRLAELNLLAGRRAKAATAFAMAHAHFAAGEAMLPRDRWEQHYTLSFALALQRAECEFLAGDHAAANTRLAELAKRAATLPDLAAVTRLRMEPSDRDVETALDYLRRVGIDWSAHPTPDEVQGEYQRMWQAIGDRPIEALLDLPQMADPVARGTMDVLTVLVSPAWYIDEGLRRLIIGRMANLSLQYGNSDASCLAYIVLGTVLGPDFGDYAAGYRFARLGLDLVETRGLDRFKARVYLGFGSWTRDVRTGRPWLKRAFDAAQQVGDVNYASFTRHHLLTHLLACGDPLAEVQQEAEAGLDFARRARVDLAADRIIGQLQLTRSLRGLTAKFGGFDEADFNEAQFERRLETEPYLEQAGFWYWTRKLQARVLANDPAAIAAAAKADKLLWTSKALFDRIDFHFYAALAEAAFCEVAAPGERVRHLDALTRHHRQLQQLAEISPEDFADRAALISAEIARIEGRELDAMRFYDRAIAAAHANGFPQNEAIANELAGRFYTTRGFDKIANAYLRDAHYGFIRWGAEPKVRQLEHLYPRLHVAEDTGSGSRLTIQQMDVTTVVKASQAVSSEIELPKLIETLMKIVLQNAGADRGLLILSRHDDFRIEAEGQSRGDEFTVAMRQTPLSTPDCPEALLRYVIRAQKPLIVDDATRPDPLYGDDYVRRRHPRSMLCLPLLKQAKLIGLLYLENTLTTHAFTPDRVAVLDLLAAQAAISLENTLLYRDLQEREARIRRLVDSNIIGILFWDGNGDVSYANDAFLSMTGYSRQDLVSNAIRWNDMTPAEYRDGDMQRIEQLRTSGQTPSREKEFIRKDGSRVPVLIGSASLAGSSDQCVSFVLDLTARKQAEEKYRLLMEQAHDAILVLDQGGRVIEANRTAGVMLGRAREQIIGLPFRSILVPADATEVARLLAPDSTGLLQLRLNGPDDKGLDVEMSAAHVSTGGQELIIVIGRDISQRLRLEQQLRQAQKMDAVGQLTGGVAHDFNNILTVITGTIQILIDGLADQPDLVAIAHMIDDAATRGADLTMQLLAFARRQPLQPRNVDVNNLIVDTAKLLRPTLGEHIEIGSMLQADCWHALIDPGQLSTALINLAVNARDAMAGGGKISFGTTNVSFGPDNPGPDNTPGDFVLVTVSDTGSGIPRAIRDKIFEPFFTTKELGKGTGLGLSMVYGFIKQSGGHIRIDSEEGVGTTFSLYLPRATQAAASARVATKGELQRGSETILLVEDDELVRNYVEAQLKSFGYRTIAAPNGPEALALVDQGAAFDLLFTDVVMPGGMNGRELADAVLRRRPGVPVLYMSGYPEAAMMHDGRLDPDITLLSKPYRPADLAHAIRQVLESRGRPGVTP